Below is a genomic region from Cottoperca gobio chromosome 24, fCotGob3.1, whole genome shotgun sequence.
CTCCCTGCCATTATCAAAGGCTTACACACCACATCCACTATGTCCATAGTAGAGAAGGCAGATAATAACAGCAACATAGAACAaccaaacaaaactaaatgtcagTCTCGTGGTCCACCGATGATTCGATAACCAAGGCTAAATCTTCTCAGTGCTTCCACAGACATTGAGTGCAATACACGCTCAATAAGcatgaatacaaaaacacagagagcaaaTGAACGTGTGAGGGGGTTGGCCAGCTCTTTCAAGAACGCACTAGTTTGACCCGATCTGGACAAAAACATGcttcaaatatttgaaaaacttTAACCAAAAGCTCAACGTACTCAGTGAATTAAAGGCTATTTAAAATCTTCAAACActcaaaaataatttttaaatatatgctTTGTCCGGATCTGTCACTGACTTGGCTGTATTGGTGATTTAGGCACAGTGTCCGGTCGATCAGAGGCACAGGGGAGCAACATGTAACCTTCAATCCACAGCTGACGAATTCAGGAGGCTGCTGTAGCAACTGATAATGCAACAGCTGCTGGATGACTTAACATACTAATAGCGCTTTATAATTATAAGCACTCGCACATATAACGCTGTACAACAATAATCACAACAGaatattaatcattttataatgacttataaggtcaagtatcataatacttgaTAATTGTTGCtcatctttttgttgttgcaacaATCATAGATTATTATAATTCACATAgctgtaatacattataataatgaattattatatcactgttataatgcattataatgtaattatacGTTACTCTAAGTGCTCTTactttaagtaaagtaaaaataattttgACCTGTGTCAATATTTCTTCACTTTACTTAAAGCGAACAATGGCCGCTGCTGTACCGATCTGGGTGACCGACATGTGAGAGGCATTTGataaattacttaaaaaaataatgttttaaatgtgacgtcaggaaaaaacataattcataaAATCCTACTTCCCATTTCTTAGCatgtttaagactttttaaaagatcgattgaagacattttaataccaattaaggcCTTATCTTTAGATCAATGGCTTTATATAGATAAGGATCCACAAGAACCCTGGCAATAATGTCTTAGCATTATTGTtacaaagcattatgaatatttatgagtgcttataactataattataaagTGCCATTAgcagattataacacattttaagtatgtttataatgcgttacAGACATGGGTGTCATAGAAAGTGCTACCGTAACGGCTAAATGAGCTGACGATGTAAACAAAACTATGCATTGGCAGATAAATTGgcacataataaaacattttctcactcATATTGCATGTTTTTCATAATATAACTCAATGTATCCACAGATCCAAATATGTTGCTCCATTACCCAGCAGTTACTTTAACAATTGCTACACTGTTGCAAAGGGACACTCAGCAGTTAGCGGAGTAACTCCACCACTACTGTCCTCGCCGAACAACCACAATACAGCAGCACTGCCCATCTAGAGCTGTGTTGACGAACACAAACCAAACGGTGCTTGGTGAAACAAGACAGTGTTCCTTCTTTAACGAACAGACAGACATTACAGCTCAAACGTCCATGACGGTGGTTATTTAGGTCGCTGTGACGATAGCGGGGACCCTGATGGTGGTCGGAGGTGCCCGATTTTCATTCTCGATCTGATAGATCACTTCGGGGTGAGCCGCGGCTTCCTCCGGCTGGTCTCTCATGGTGATTggttcatcttcatcttcctgaGACTGCAGCTGGTCGAAGGAGTGTTCTGCTTCTTCTGACAGGCGggtttcctctttctcttcctccctctgacatgcacacaccacAAAGTATTACATCAGCAAAAACCCAACACCATGGATTCACTACAGAGCCTCAGTGCAACATACCTCTTTCTTCATCCTGTAGTATTCATCGATAGCGTACTGATATTTGGCTGATGTTATCCCGAAGAGGGAGGCCATCCTCTCCCCCAGGTAGTCACAGGCTggaaaataataatgagaaatgtTATCTGCAGGTGATAAGGCATCCACAAAGTATCCTCAACTAATGATGCATGTTTGGACTTCAATTCTAGTTTccacttttaaataatatttctgatttaaaataataaaaaatagtacAATTTAATCTTTGTACATATTCTTGTTTCAATCCTCTGCTAACTTCACAACTGCTGGGATTATTTTCAGCAGTGTCAAATTGTCTaaattagagctgcaatgatcaTGACTCATCGATTAGTCGATCAGCAGAAAAATAAaggccaactattttgataatcaatgaATCACTATAATTACCATTCATTAGAGTAGACCATAAGTGTGGTAAACTACAATGTAACTGTGTGTGGACACATGGCTGTGTAGAATGAGTTTTTCTTCtatgtgtaatataataattatagtaaAATGATTCTATTGATTTATAAAAATGCCTTTATTGTTCTTATTgcttcatttaatttgttatgaTGCCAGAACACTTAGGTCAAGCTCAAAACTGTTAGTAATGCTTCATGATACAGGCCCAAATAATGGTGTTAACAGACCTGAGATGGTGGATGTTGCAGCTCTCCACATGTGAAACCAGACGTATGGACCCCAGGTCAACTTTGACTGCAAGACAAAAAGAACTAGATTTGTCTCCTCTTGCGACTTATTCAAATAATTAACAGTAAACACAAATTCCCtgtcgctctcacacacacacatttcccttgTCTTCATTTAGCTCCTTGTACCCACACACATGAATTCCCCGTCCCCTCCAGCGTTCCTCACCCTCACCGCATCgacagaggaggacagcagGTCTTTCCTCTCCGGCtccttgtcctctccctcctcctcgtcGGTGCTGTACTCCTCCATGGTCTCCCCGCTGGAGAAGTGGATGATCCTGCGAGGAGCCttctccctctgctgctgctcctctctcttgtcCAGCTCCCCCAGCTCCACACTCTCAAAGCTTCTACCCAGGTTAGGGCTCTGAGTGTGGGAAGCAAACATaaagacagtgtgtgttgaTAAGGGACTATTTGATAAGGGAGTCAGGTAGTCAACACAGTCTCAAGGGGGGATAACAACTGTGTTACAAGGCTTGGGGtgacttcattaaaaaaaatcagaaatCATTTCTAGTGTAATATCATGAGCAACCAGACCGACATGACACAGCTGACAAATGACAACAAGCTCCAGGCACTGGGCTACAACATCAGCCACATTCAGTAAACACAACGGTAAGGATAACATGTGGTGATTATAAAAGAGAAAGCTGTTTACCGACCTGCTGCATCTCCATGCTCTGTCCTATCGACACATTAACGTTAGTGAGATACAGTGAGATATCGGCCATTGTCGCCGTCTTCTTTGTATCTCTGGATGCTGCGCCCACAACACAACGCCTCTCCTCCGCACGGCCAGACCCGGAAGTGCCGTGCATCCCCTCCACACATCCACGGTACGTAACGTCCATAGAGATGCATGGTGAAGTGGTAGTGCCGCATGTGTAATAGAGCTACATTTAAATGCggtacttttgttttattgtgtacaTTTAACATGCAAATTAATTTTGATTTTActcttcaaatatttaaaacccAAATATAACGTTAGCTTAAATGTTTTAGGCTAATACGATAAGATAGCCTAGGCTACTCATTTTTATAAAACTATATTTcattaaagaacaaaaaaagagaggtttctgtatattctgtacatCGATATAATGGACAATTACACATGCCTCTATTGTATGGAGGACTAAAGCgttcattataataaataaatgactcaataaattaaataagaaagaaagaaatgtagaatTAAAAGcctcaatattttttattgaaattaaTTGTATTACCATTATGGTTTTAGTTCAATGTTAGTCTagaatgttattttttatggcttactgggacattAATGTTAGTAACACCTGTGAATGTCTGTATTCCAAACTTGTGGGTTTTGTGAATTTTTACATAGTGTCCAAGACAAAAGCCTACAATATTGTAGTAAACCCTAAATGAAGCTTACTGAAGAGGAAATCTGGACATTTCTGAAAGGGGTCAAATGAATACAACTCTATGTTTCAGGTATGGATGTACGCTCCACTCACATTCTGGACCAGTTCTTCGGCAAAATCCTGAACACACGCAAGGCAGTGAGCCGGCCTCCCCTCGGAAGGTCGGATTATACTAATCATCCATCTCCTCCAAACATGTAGGCAGAAAGTCAAGTCCTGAAAACTGTACAGAAATATTCTGAAGATGCTTTGACAGCACACGGATTGGCAGATTTTTTTCGACACATGCTCGGATCCACACGACTGAAAACCATAAGTTTTATTAAGTTCTGCAAAGATACTGTCATCACAACTAGTACAGTTTAGGTGTTTcagcaataataaaacatggctCTCAAAAGACCtcaatgtgtgtttgaatgagaAAATGGTTGCATTTTTGAGAGGTGAATTGGGTTCAGTAAAGGAGAAAGAATCTATTAATGAAATAGTGTCTATCCTAGTATCCTGGTGTGTGCTGgaactttgatttattttgttttactgtggTTTACCCTGCATCCGCTGGCACTCAGGAGAGAAGCACTGCTGTGCGGGAAAGAGAAGGGGTTTAGATGCAAAGTTATGTGATATAAATGTGATGATGGGCATGGAAAGCAAAGTGTGAATTTGTTAAATATCTACTGTGGAAGGTATGATGAGAGAGACCCAAAGAACAAGCTGCAGTATAGCCTACTGTAGCTATGAGTGTACGGAGGGAGTAGTCCATCTTAACATTGCAGGGAGGGTGATTGGCAAGTCACAGAAACAACTTGGCAATATATTTGACAGTTCTGTACAGAGCAAGGCTAAACATATCACTACagacacctcacacacactacacttcAGAGTTTGAGCTGCAGGCCTTGAACACAAAACGAAAGCATCAGGGAGCTcttgttattttataatttataatttaagatttgttctcttttatttttcatatagaTTATTTGCTGCCAACTGTTAATTTGTACATTGTAaactgtgtatttgtatttgttatgtcATGTTATGTGTATTGTATGAACCTTGCTGTACTTGGGAGAAGCCCAAGACACATTTCCAATGAGGTGGACAATAAAGTAAATCTACTCTACTTGGCAAAGGCCccggggcccaaagtgtcagggagCCCGACATCTTATTATTAACAGTTCTTGCTGAAATGTCACAAAACTCAGTCAAAAGTAAAGAGGTCCCAATTACATTGGCTGATGTTGAGTatgatgtgtgtgagagtgtgtctctctctgtgtgtgtgtgtgtgtgtgtgtgtgtgtgtgtgtgtgtgtgtgtgtgtgtgtgtgtgtgtgtgtgtgtgtgtgtgtgtgagtgtgtgtgtgtgtgtgtgtgtgtgcccaggTGCCCATGGTCACATAATCCTTTTTGtacttacaaaaaaaaagttttgaggtacttgtacttgagtattgtactccattacattacatcttaCAGCAATAGTTATTATATTTGCTGTTCATATTTTGCAGAATATTGTGCTTGAAAAACTTTAAGAGAAGACATTTTTTTCATCTCTtatcaattttttttattttcctataAAAAGGTAGCTGACATATTTCACACTGATTTGAACACAAATAaacttatttcaaatgtttttcttttaatctaaTATTATATACCGGCAATTCTATTGTGGTGCCAGTACCTTATTCTttgtaacacacaaacactcatttctacaatatttctttaaacaaGTTGATGGAAAACATTCTTACTGCAAAATAAGTATTTAGGACTCAATTATTGACAGAAATGCCGTCATAAACCCAATATTTCTTTTTGCAGATTAAACAGCCCAACCTTGACTAACTACAACAAAAATTCTGCTCCTACATTTTTGCATCAGTGAAGACAATCCTACTATCTACAGTATTAACACTATTAAAGGGGCCATTTGATATAATAAGTACTATTGTTACTTTTTGCTGATTATCATTCTATAATTTTGCTTTAGTAAGATTTGAATTGCAGCCCCTGTACTTGGGAGCACTGTAATGCAAAGGTATTTTAGAGAACTAAAGAACTCTGAATATGTTTTCCACCCCTGCAGCATTATGTTTCAGTCGAAGCTTGTGAATCATCCCAAACGTGAAATTACTTTTCAACACCACTAGATGTCAGTAGAGATCCATCTCAGGCGGAAACGATCTCTTCTGAGGCGGCTGTGTCTCTGAGTGGGTTGTGAATGATTTGGGTCTGAATC
It encodes:
- the LOC115004052 gene encoding protein FAM177A1-like isoform X1 — encoded protein: MHGTSGSGRAEERRCVVGAASRDTKKTATMADISLYLTNVNVSIGQSMEMQQSPNLGRSFESVELGELDKREEQQQREKAPRRIIHFSSGETMEEYSTDEEEGEDKEPERKDLLSSSVDAVRSKLTWGPYVWFHMWRAATSTISACDYLGERMASLFGITSAKYQYAIDEYYRMKKEREEEKEETRLSEEAEHSFDQLQSQEDEDEPITMRDQPEEAAAHPEVIYQIENENRAPPTTIRVPAIVTAT
- the LOC115004052 gene encoding protein FAM177A1-like isoform X2 — encoded protein: MHGTSGSGRAEERRCVVGAASRDTKKTATMADISLYLTNVNVSIGQSMEMQQSPNLGRSFESVELGELDKREEQQQREKAPRRIIHFSSGETMEEYSTDEEEGEDKEPERKDLLSSSVDASKLTWGPYVWFHMWRAATSTISACDYLGERMASLFGITSAKYQYAIDEYYRMKKEREEEKEETRLSEEAEHSFDQLQSQEDEDEPITMRDQPEEAAAHPEVIYQIENENRAPPTTIRVPAIVTAT